The genome window TACAAAAGTAACAATCTCTGCTTTATCATTTTCTTTTAAAATTAAATTTTTAAATTTATCTCTTGGGATAATTTCTCCGTTTAATTCTAAGGCGATAAACTCTATTTTTAATTGCTTTTCTTTAACATAATCCATAAACCTTAGCTCTTTTAACTCAAGCTTTTGTCCATTAATAATCATGTTTTCCTAGTTAAAATTCTTTAATAAGTCTTTAAAAACTAAATACAATTTTTCAAGCTCCTCTATACTCACTCTTTCATCAATAGCATGAATTCTATCATTACACACACCAAATTCTACTACCTTCACACCAAACTCAGCAAAATATCTTGCATCGCTTGTGCCACCTTTGGTGTTAAGTTCTGGCACTACTTGAGTGATTTTTTGCACACTTTCATTTAGTTTTTGTACGATTTTAGAGTCACTTTGTGTTAAAAAAGGCTTTGAGCTTTGATTTATGCTTAATTCATAATCAAGCCCTTCGCAAGTCTTTTCTATATAAGCTTTTACATCTTCTAAGCTAGTTTGTGGAGAATTTCTTACATTAAACATCAATTTTAAATCATTTGGAGTTACATTACACACTTCCATACCACCGCGTATATCGGTAATAACGATTTTAGATGGTGCAAATGCCTCATCACCTGGATCAAGATCAAATCCTGCTAAAAATTTCAAAGCAGAAGCAAAATTATGCACAGGATTTATGCATTTTTGTGGGTATGCCACATGACCTTGCTTACCTTTGATAAGTAATTTTGCATTGATAGAACCACGACGCCCTATTTTAATACTATCTCCAAATTTTTTATCACAAGTTGGCTCAGCAACCACAGCAAAATCAGGCAACATATCTTTTTCTTGCATAAATTTAAGTACTTCAAGCGTGCCAAATTTAGCCTCACCTTCTTCATCACTTGTTAAAATCAGTGAAATTCTTCCTTTGAAATTTTCTACTTCTTTAACCGCACACATAAAAGCAGCCACACCACTTTTCATATCTTGTGCGCCCCTTACATAAATAAACCCATCTTTTTCTAAAGGCTCAAAAGGATCACTACTCCAACCCTCTCCCGCAGGTACTACATCTACATGCCCGCCAAAAGCTAAATGCTCGCCATCATCACTAAATTTTTTAGTCAGCAAAAGATTTTTCACACCTTCTTTTTCTATAAAAAAAGCTTCAAAATCACTTAACTCCACTGCGATATAATTTAACGCTCCATCA of Campylobacter lari contains these proteins:
- the thiS gene encoding sulfur carrier protein ThiS — translated: MIINGQKLELKELRFMDYVKEKQLKIEFIALELNGEIIPRDKFKNLILKENDKAEIVTFVGGG
- the dapE gene encoding succinyl-diaminopimelate desuccinylase, which encodes MQVVEIFKELSKFKSITPDDDGALNYIAVELSDFEAFFIEKEGVKNLLLTKKFSDDGEHLAFGGHVDVVPAGEGWSSDPFEPLEKDGFIYVRGAQDMKSGVAAFMCAVKEVENFKGRISLILTSDEEGEAKFGTLEVLKFMQEKDMLPDFAVVAEPTCDKKFGDSIKIGRRGSINAKLLIKGKQGHVAYPQKCINPVHNFASALKFLAGFDLDPGDEAFAPSKIVITDIRGGMEVCNVTPNDLKLMFNVRNSPQTSLEDVKAYIEKTCEGLDYELSINQSSKPFLTQSDSKIVQKLNESVQKITQVVPELNTKGGTSDARYFAEFGVKVVEFGVCNDRIHAIDERVSIEELEKLYLVFKDLLKNFN